The sequence GGTGGGGAACGAGTGAGCGGGCCTCGAATATCTGAGGGAACCCTGCGTCCCAATTTTCGCACTCCCCTCCAGGAAGCAGGGTGAAGGATATGGCCGGAAATCCCGCGTGTGAGCGTTTCGTCCCGATGCTCTCCCCGTACGTCGACGGGGAACTGACGCCCGCCGAGCGCGTCAACGTGGAGCGTCATCTGTCCGCGTGCCGCGACTGCACCGGCCGCGCGGCGGACCTGCGCGCCGAGTCGGGCCTGCTCCGGGTGGGCCTGGACATGGCCGTGGACGATGTCGACTTCAAGGACTTCGCCCAGAAGGTCATGGCCCGGGTGACGCCGGAGAAGCCGCCCCTGCTGGAGCGGATGAAGCTGGCGCTGTCGGAGATGTTCCTCTACCAGCGCACGGCGATGATTTCGTCGCTGGCCACCGCGGCCGTGCTGGTGCTGGTGGCGCTGCCGCTGCTCCTCAGCGACAGGACGCCGGTGGGCTACGCCGCCGAGCGCATGACGGTGAAGTCCATCCAGCCGTATGCGGACACGCGCGTCGCGCCGGTGGTGATGGAGACGGACAACGGCGGTACCATCATCTGGCTGGTGGACGAGGATTCGAAGGACTCCGACGCCAACGGCAACGAGGACGAGGAGCTGGAGGAGGAGATTGGCGGCGGCATGTCTCCGGACCGCGACGGGGCCCACCGGCCCGCGCACCCGGCGACGGACGCCCCACGGCCGTCTGGAGGTTCTCTGTGAGAATGCACGCTGTTGCCGTGACGCTGGCCGTGCTGGGACTCGGGCTGATGCCCCTGGCGGCCCGCGCGCAGGACGAGAAGGTGCAGGTCCAGGCGGAGGTGGTGCTCGCCTCGAAGAAGGGCTCCGAAGTGGAGCCCCCCGAGCTGGCGAAGATGAAGGAGCAGTTCCAGAAGCAGAGCTTCAACTTCACGTCCTTCAAGCGCCTGTCGCTGCAGACGCTTGAGGTGACGGCGAAGCAGCCCACCGAGCTGAAGCTGCCCAGCGGCACCAACGCGACGCTGCAGCTCTTGGGCATCAAGGACGGCATCGCCACGGTGCGCGTGGCCATTCCGCGCCAGCCCACGCTGGACGTGGAGCTGGGGCGGCAGGGCGTCGTCTACCAGAAGGCCGGCAAGTACGTGGGCGGCGAGCTCATCCTCGTCCTGTCCCCGCCGGCGAAGTAGCCGCGGCTTTCCGTTCCCGGCAATGCCCGCCGCGTCCCCTCCCTGGAGGTGACGCGGCGTTCTCGTTTCAGCGGGCCGCCTCAGGCGGCGCGGTGCACGGAGAGGTCCGCCATGAGCGGGCGCGGCGAGTCGTCGTCGTCCGACAGGTCCACGTCGAGCTCCACGTCGTGGGCGTCGTCGTCCGCCTCGTCCGCCTCCACGGCGGGCTGGGGCGCGGGGCTCGCGGCCACCGGCTCCTCGGCGCGCTCGCGCTCCAGGTGGACGCGCAGCCCGTCGAACATCAGGTCGAAGGCGGCGTAGATGCGGTCCACCATGGCCAGCGCGTCCGCGCGGACCTCGGGCGACAGCTCCATGGACTCCAGCTCCGCCGCCAGCTCCTGCTCGAACACGGCGTGCTGGGCTTCCGCCTTCATGTGGTGGTCGGAGAAGTACTTCAGCCGGTCATCCGCGCCCTGCGCCGCGGAGATGGTGGCGGTGCGGCCGAAGAAGACGTGGCTGGTGGACTCCAGCGCCCACAAGAGGACGATGCGCAGCCGGTCATCCACCGGGCGGTACACCTCGCTGATGATGGCGTAGGCCGCGTCACGCGTCTTCGCGTGGGCCTTGCCGTACATCGTCCCGATGCTCAGCGAGCCACCGGTGAGCGCGGCGATGTCGTCCTCGAACCACTGGTCATGTCCGCTCTCCTCGGCATGGTGCCGCGTGGCGAGCGCCTTGAAGTGCGCGTCCTGGACGAAGTGCGCGTTGAGGCGCAGCACGTCCTGGAACGTCATCACCCAGAAGGTCAGGCGCGGCGCGAAGGCCATCACCTGTTCAATCGGGCGGTCCATCCTCAAGTCGGAGAAGAACGGATGTGAGGCGAACCTCGCCTCGCACACGGCGATGTGTTGCAGCACGGCCTTCATGGATGGGGCCTCACGGTTGTAATGCTCCGCCCCGGCCAGGCGGAGATGTCAGGGCTACCGCCCGCCGCGGGGAGCAGGGCGGGCGTCAGGGCGTGCGGCGTGCGCTACCAGTTGACGGTGTAAGTGCAGGCACCGTCTCCCCGGCGCCGACAGCTCTTGGGGTCATGTTCAATACGCACCCAGAGGGAATCCTTGGGGCGGAATCTGTCGCCGATGGCCTCGATGAGACCGAGGTCCAGGTCGCACGGATA comes from Pyxidicoccus parkwaysis and encodes:
- a CDS encoding anti-sigma factor family protein — translated: MAGNPACERFVPMLSPYVDGELTPAERVNVERHLSACRDCTGRAADLRAESGLLRVGLDMAVDDVDFKDFAQKVMARVTPEKPPLLERMKLALSEMFLYQRTAMISSLATAAVLVLVALPLLLSDRTPVGYAAERMTVKSIQPYADTRVAPVVMETDNGGTIIWLVDEDSKDSDANGNEDEELEEEIGGGMSPDRDGAHRPAHPATDAPRPSGGSL